A genomic window from Candidatus Denitrolinea symbiosum includes:
- a CDS encoding 2Fe-2 and 4Fe-4S clusters-containing protein encodes MTNICHLDLQPIGKRVEVPEGTNLLDACQQAGVELVAICGGAGICGTCRIRLLKGKLTDFSMTEMEELTEAERAAGLRQACQVEILSDLVIEIPPESLSAPQRLSIEGRDADFEWDHSVIETREVEVAPAALTDLRPDTTRVLDALKEAGAPGKYRFDPEGVKALSGVLRGNDWRATLAIRSDEEIVAILPPGTPAFGLSVDIGTTKVAAYLVNLKSGETAAKTGAMNPQIAYGEDVISRIRYINDHPADGLKTLQGRVVETLNNLLEELGRDAKVKREQIVEAVVVGNTAMHHIFAGLPVKQLGDSPYMATVGEAMNVKARDLGLNLAAGGTVYLPPNIAGFVGADHVAALVGAGLHKVTDTVVALDIGTNTELSLYHNGRHWTCSCPSGPAFEGAHIEDGMRAAPGAVERVRIEGDEVQIHTIGNVDAVGICGSGVLDTIAECKKMGLLTPKGAFTGEHPRLRGSGVNAEFVLVPAARSKTGRDVRMTRKDVNEIQLAKGAVRAGAEALLDVAGIKAEEVQQVILAGAFGTYLDLDSAIGIGMLPRTERNRYQQIGNAAGTGARRMLVSREQRQIAETLARDVEFVELAKHPNFTKIYAQALLLS; translated from the coding sequence CGGAACCTGCCGAATCCGCCTGCTCAAAGGCAAGCTGACGGACTTCTCCATGACCGAAATGGAGGAGTTGACCGAGGCCGAGCGCGCCGCGGGTTTGCGTCAAGCCTGCCAGGTGGAAATCCTCTCCGACCTCGTCATCGAGATTCCGCCCGAATCGTTGAGCGCGCCGCAGCGTCTCTCCATCGAGGGCCGCGACGCTGACTTCGAATGGGACCATTCTGTCATCGAAACCCGCGAAGTGGAAGTGGCGCCTGCCGCGCTGACCGACCTGCGTCCCGACACCACCCGCGTCCTCGACGCGCTGAAAGAGGCGGGAGCGCCGGGAAAATACCGCTTTGACCCGGAAGGCGTGAAAGCCCTCTCCGGCGTCCTGCGCGGAAACGACTGGCGCGCCACGCTGGCTATCCGCAGCGACGAGGAAATCGTCGCCATCCTGCCTCCCGGGACGCCCGCCTTCGGCCTCTCGGTGGACATCGGCACGACCAAGGTCGCGGCGTATCTCGTGAATTTAAAATCGGGCGAAACCGCCGCCAAGACGGGCGCGATGAACCCGCAGATCGCGTACGGCGAAGACGTGATCAGCCGCATCCGCTACATCAACGACCATCCCGCCGACGGGCTCAAAACCCTGCAAGGACGCGTCGTCGAGACGCTGAACAACCTGCTCGAAGAACTGGGCAGGGATGCGAAGGTCAAACGCGAGCAGATCGTGGAAGCCGTCGTCGTCGGCAACACAGCCATGCACCACATCTTCGCGGGTCTGCCCGTAAAGCAGCTGGGCGACTCGCCGTACATGGCGACCGTCGGCGAAGCGATGAACGTCAAAGCGCGCGACCTCGGGCTGAACCTCGCGGCGGGCGGGACAGTCTACCTGCCGCCCAACATCGCGGGCTTCGTCGGAGCGGATCACGTGGCGGCGCTCGTCGGCGCGGGACTCCACAAAGTGACCGACACCGTCGTCGCGCTGGACATCGGGACGAACACCGAGCTCAGTCTCTACCACAACGGCCGCCACTGGACCTGCTCCTGCCCGTCGGGGCCGGCCTTCGAGGGCGCGCACATCGAAGACGGGATGCGCGCCGCGCCCGGCGCGGTGGAACGCGTCCGCATCGAGGGAGACGAGGTGCAGATCCACACCATCGGCAACGTGGACGCGGTCGGCATTTGCGGCTCGGGGGTTCTCGACACGATCGCAGAATGTAAAAAGATGGGACTGCTCACCCCCAAAGGCGCGTTCACGGGGGAACATCCGCGGCTGCGCGGCTCGGGCGTGAACGCGGAATTCGTCCTCGTCCCCGCCGCGAGGTCCAAGACGGGACGCGACGTGCGGATGACGCGCAAGGACGTCAACGAGATCCAACTCGCGAAGGGCGCGGTCCGAGCGGGCGCGGAAGCGCTGCTCGACGTGGCTGGGATCAAGGCGGAGGAAGTCCAGCAGGTCATCCTCGCGGGCGCCTTCGGGACCTATCTCGACCTCGACAGCGCCATCGGCATCGGGATGCTGCCGCGCACGGAGCGAAATCGCTACCAACAGATCGGCAACGCCGCAGGGACGGGGGCGCGCCGCATGTTGGTCTCGCGCGAACAGCGTCAGATCGCCGAGACGCTCGCCCGCGACGTGGAATTTGTGGAGCTCGCCAAACATCCCAACTTCACGAAAATTTACGCGCAGGCGCTGCTGCTGTCATAA
- a CDS encoding signal recognition particle protein, which translates to MFESLTSRLNQVFDGLRRRAKLSEADVDAALREVRLALLEADVHFSVVKTFLARVRERAVGAEVSKALNPGQQVVKIVNEELIALLGEPAPLNLTGPRPRVVLLAGLQGSGKTTAAGKLARLLRSKGERVMLVAGDPYRPAAVTQLQQLGERAGVPVEADLNVTPPELAARALDKAQKGGFTVLIVDTAGRSQLDAELMSELKAIAAKVNPVDTLLVVDAMIGQEALNIAQGFRDNVNVTGLVMTKMDGDARGGAAISVRSVTGVPIKFLGVGEKLDALEVYDPARLSSRILGMGDVLGLIEKAESALDMAQAQKSAERMMKGQFTLEDFLDQMKQMKKMGPLSQILEMLPGQMGAAAKQLDPKDVEKNFQTTEAIINSMTVNERRDPDLLNASRRRRIAAGSGTDVQDVNRLMKQFREMQKMMKMLQKSGTKGLGRLFG; encoded by the coding sequence ATGTTTGAATCTCTCACATCCCGACTTAACCAGGTCTTCGACGGACTCCGCCGCCGCGCCAAACTCTCCGAAGCGGATGTGGACGCGGCGCTGCGCGAAGTGCGTCTCGCGCTGCTTGAAGCGGACGTGCACTTCAGCGTCGTCAAGACCTTCCTTGCCCGCGTGCGCGAGCGCGCCGTCGGCGCGGAAGTGTCGAAGGCGCTGAACCCGGGTCAGCAGGTCGTCAAGATCGTCAACGAGGAGTTGATCGCCCTGCTGGGCGAACCCGCGCCGCTCAATTTGACAGGGCCTCGGCCGCGCGTCGTCCTGCTGGCGGGACTGCAAGGCTCGGGCAAGACGACCGCCGCCGGGAAGTTGGCGCGCCTGCTCCGCTCGAAGGGCGAGCGCGTGATGCTCGTGGCAGGCGACCCGTACCGTCCCGCCGCGGTGACGCAGTTGCAGCAACTCGGCGAACGCGCCGGAGTCCCCGTCGAGGCAGACCTGAATGTCACGCCGCCCGAACTCGCGGCGCGCGCGCTCGACAAAGCCCAGAAGGGCGGATTCACCGTCCTGATTGTGGACACGGCTGGACGGTCGCAGTTGGACGCGGAGTTGATGTCCGAGTTGAAGGCGATCGCGGCGAAAGTCAATCCCGTGGACACGCTGCTCGTCGTGGACGCGATGATCGGACAGGAGGCGCTCAACATCGCGCAGGGCTTCCGCGACAACGTGAACGTCACGGGTTTGGTCATGACGAAAATGGACGGCGACGCGCGCGGCGGCGCGGCAATCTCCGTCCGCTCGGTGACGGGCGTGCCGATCAAGTTCCTGGGCGTGGGCGAAAAACTGGACGCGCTCGAAGTCTACGATCCCGCGCGGCTGTCGTCGCGCATCCTCGGCATGGGCGACGTGCTCGGGCTGATCGAAAAGGCCGAGTCCGCGCTGGATATGGCGCAGGCGCAAAAATCCGCCGAGCGGATGATGAAGGGGCAGTTCACGCTCGAAGATTTTCTCGACCAGATGAAGCAAATGAAAAAGATGGGGCCGCTCAGCCAGATTTTGGAGATGCTGCCCGGTCAGATGGGCGCGGCGGCGAAGCAACTGGACCCCAAGGACGTGGAGAAAAATTTCCAGACGACGGAAGCCATCATCAATTCGATGACCGTGAACGAGCGCCGCGACCCCGACTTGTTAAACGCCTCGCGCCGCCGACGCATCGCGGCCGGCTCCGGCACGGACGTGCAGGACGTGAACCGTTTGATGAAGCAGTTCCGCGAGATGCAGAAGATGATGAAAATGCTCCAGAAATCGGGGACGAAAGGACTGGGGCGACTGTTCGGTTAG